The Sneathiella limimaris region ACCAACTTTCTCGTCCGGCTTGGGTTTGTAAATGCCTTCGTGGAGCGCTGCTATGGCGGCCGCGGCAGATAATTCCACGGCAATACCGGCGGTATTCCATAGCCATTTGGCAGCATCGGTCATTTGATCGTCAGTAACGAGAAGAATGTTGTCTACATTTTCCCGGATCAAACTGAAGTTTGGCTCAGATGACCTGCGAGGAGCTAGTGTAGAAGCTTTTGTGGTGATTGCATCCAGCGTAACCAACTCACCAGCTTTCACGCTCTCGTAAAGGGTGGGCGCACCAGTTGCCTCAATGCCGATAATCTTGATGTTCGGATTGATCAACTTGGCTGCTGTGGCAACGCCAGAGATTAATCCGCCGCCGCCAATAGCGACCAGAAGAACGTCCAGTTCAGGGCATGCTTTCAGGGTTTCGAGAGCGATAGTTCCCTGCCCGGCGATAACAGTGTCGTCTGCGAAGGGATGGATATATGTTTTTCCCTCCTTGTCCTTGGCCTCAAGTGCGAGCGCATTTGCATCATCCCACACTGCGCCCTTTACAATGACATCAGGGGTTAGCTTCTTGAGCTTCTCAACTTTTGAGGCGGGTGTGTTCTCAGGTAAATAAATTGTGGTTGGGGTTTGGGTCAGAGCCCCTGCATAGGCAACGCCCATTCCATGATTGCCACCAGACGCGGTTACCAGGCCTCGCCTTAGTTCCTCTTCTGTTAGGGAGAGAACCGTATTCAACGCGCCGCGTATCTTGAACGATCCAGAAGCCTGCAGGTTTTCCAGTTTCAAAAATGCTTTCAGTCCGCTTTTGAGAGGCAGCTCCATGACCGGTGTTTTGTGGATATAAGGGGCCAGTCGCTCTGCCGCAGTTTCAAACATCGCTAAACTAAAATTATTACGCATTTCATAAAACCTGAATTGACGGGGTTGGAAGGGATCAGTCTATAATGACCCCATAGTGTGGAGCGACAGAATAACAGCAAAAAAGACAGCGGATCAATTCTC contains the following coding sequences:
- a CDS encoding threonine ammonia-lyase; protein product: MRNNFSLAMFETAAERLAPYIHKTPVMELPLKSGLKAFLKLENLQASGSFKIRGALNTVLSLTEEELRRGLVTASGGNHGMGVAYAGALTQTPTTIYLPENTPASKVEKLKKLTPDVIVKGAVWDDANALALEAKDKEGKTYIHPFADDTVIAGQGTIALETLKACPELDVLLVAIGGGGLISGVATAAKLINPNIKIIGIEATGAPTLYESVKAGELVTLDAITTKASTLAPRRSSEPNFSLIRENVDNILLVTDDQMTDAAKWLWNTAGIAVELSAAAAIAALHEGIYKPKPDEKVGVVICGAGLDGIPT